The Urbifossiella limnaea nucleotide sequence CCGATGAGCAGGTCGATGTGGGCGACGTTGTCCAGGTCGCTGCCTTCGATGACCAAGCCTTCGCCGACGTACATCACGGACATGGGGAGGCGCCTCCGGGGCGGGGGAACGGGGGTGTCACGGTTGGTCGCTGGCGTAGGTTTACTTCCACGGCTGCGGACGGCAACCGCAAACCCGGAGGCGCACCGTGGATTGGCTGACTCACCCGGTGGTGCTCCTGGCCGTCGGCGGCGGGGCGGGCGCGAACGCCCGCTTCTACCTCGGCCGGTGGGTCGCCGAGTGGCAGCTGCGGCACGGCGGCGTCAGCTTCCCGTGGGGCACGTGCGTCATCAACGTGACGGGGTCGGCGCTGCTGGGGTTCCTGGCGGCGGCGTGCCTGGGAAGTGCCGACCCGGGCC carries:
- the crcB gene encoding fluoride efflux transporter CrcB → MDWLTHPVVLLAVGGGAGANARFYLGRWVAEWQLRHGGVSFPWGTCVINVTGSALLGFLAAACLGSADPGRRAWYLLLGTGFCGGFTTFSTFSVEALDLIREERIGAAVVYVLGSVLAGLGAAALAMRAGR